In Actinoplanes lobatus, the DNA window ACGCCCACATGGCGGGCCACGACCCGTGCGACCGAGGCTACCTCAGCAGTTGTCGATGGTAAACACGCTGGTAGCGTCCATTGTCGACTGCGATGGTGCCTACGGTGATCACCGTGGCGAGGGCACGGAAGCTGTGGACGACGGGCGACATCGCGCGCAGGCTGGGCGTCACCCGCCAGTACGCGCTCCAGGTCACCAACGACCGCCGGCGCAACTTCCCGGAGCCGTTCGACGTGCTCCCTGGCGGCGTCCAGGTGTGGCTGATCGAAGACGTCGAGCAGTGGATCTCGCAGCATCCGAATCTGCGGATCGCCGAGGACCCTGAAACCTGATCGGGCTGTGCATGCCGTCATGGCCGCCTCCACCGTCGAGATGGGGGCGGCGGCGGGCCATGATCTGGGGCGTCCGGGGCCCACCGCCGCAGCGACGGCACCACCTCGCGCCCATACGATCGAGACGCCGTCGCGGATGGCACGCTACGAGCGCACACCAGGTGCGTTGATAACTACCGGCTATCAGTCCTTGACCAGGTCGGACAGCCCCACCGCGACCGCGGCATGACGCATCGGCTTCGTGATCGCGTTCCTCTTGGTACGCCGCACGACAGCGCCGACGGTGTCCCGCACCGTCGGCCGCAACCTGAACCACTGCGGACCTGCGGCTTCGCTCCGCAACATCATCGCGATCGACTCGTGGTCCCGGCCGACCTGGGACAGCGCGGTGGCCACGTCAGCAAAGTACGGTGCCTGCCGGTTCGCGATCGGGAGCCGGCCGGGGGCGACCTCGTCGGCGGCTTCGATCGCCCGGTGCGGCTCCCCGAGCTCCAGCTCGACGGCAACCGTCCAGAAGCCCACGTTCGTCGGCCCAAATGCAAACCGCGCCAGGCCCAGGTCTTCGGGCTCGCCGAGGGACTCCGCAGCGTCACCGGCCTCGCGGAGATGATCGTGCGCCAGTTCGCCCCGCCGGTCGACGGCTGCCCTCAGAGCGGCGTGCAGGTGCAGCATGCCGTACGCCTGGCGGGCCTGGGGATCGCCGATGTGGGGCTGGATCTCGTCGGCCACGCGCTGCGCGAGCCGGGTCGGGGCGCCGGGCATCTCCGGCGGCATGGCCAGGATCCGCACGAACTCGGCGATCCCGATCCAGGCCGGATCGCCCAACTCGCGCGCCTCGGCCACCGCCAAGCGGGCCGCGTCGCGGGCCAGGTCCGGGTGCCCCAGATGCTTGAGGGTGTACGTCGCCACGTGCGCGACCTGGACCAGATCACCCCCGCGCAGGCCTCCGAGCATGGACGGCAGCTGCGGGGCAACCGCCGCGAAGTCGTACCGGCCACCCGCGATCATCAGGTCGCGGACGTCGTGATGCGGTTCGGTCAGCTCGCCAACCTCGCGGCGGATTAGCGCCTCGCGGATGGCCGGCACGTGAGACGCGGCGGCTGCATGGGTCGGGTCAGTGGGATCGCCGGGCCGACCGGTGAGGTCCGCGATGGACACGTCCAGGGCGTTGGCGAGGGCAGCCAGGGTGCCGCGGGTGTTGACCGCCTTGATGCCGCGCTCGATGTTGCTGAGGTAGGGCTGGCTGATGCCGGCCAGGCCGGCGAGCACGCGCTGATTCTTCCCGCGCTTCTGCCGCCAGTAGGCGACCTGGGCGCCGATGTTGTTGTTCTCGCCGATGGTGGCGGGCATGGGTGCTCCCCTGGGCTGTGGGCGGGGGTGCGGACGTCGGGGTGTAAGGACCGGTCAATATCGACGGTACTGCTCAGATACCCCGCTGGCCGATGCCGTGCACACGAAAGAAGTGCCCTCCGTCACCAGGCGCTAAGGCCTGGTGACGGAGGGCATCGCCTCACGCCTGAACGGGGGCAGCACTTAATCTCTGGATCTCACGTCGAACTGCACGCTCGACGAGCTGCTGGCCAGAGATGCCTTCGTCAGCCGCGGCCTGTTCTGCCGCGCGGCGAAGGTCTCCGCTGACCCAAATTGCGACGCCGCGCGGGTGGTTGTGCGGCGGTTTCAGCTGATCAATCAGCTCCTTCTCGCGCTCCTCGGCGGCTATCGATGAGGAAAATTTCTCCACTGAGACCTGGATGTCCGGCGCCCACCAGACACGGTTGCACTTGTGGACGTACATGCGCTTTCGCAGGTCTCCGGTAACGCCCACGTAGAGCAACTCGTCGGCAGCAGAGTGCACGGTGTAGACCACGAACGGAGCTGCGGGATCCGGCGCCGGGAGGATCATCCGCCCTCCGCCTTGCGGAGCAACCGATCCACGTAGGCGTTGTGGCGGCGCAGCGCCTCCTCGACGTAAGCCGTCATGGTCAGGCGTTGCCGGGCGGCAAGGCCTTCGCCCTGCTCCCAGGTCTCGCCGATGCGGACGTTGCGCTTGGGCGTGACGCCGGTGGCCGGGCGCCCCCGGCGCCGTGGCTGCTCCTGCTCTTCACTCATGCCTTTACCGTACCACAAGAACAGCTATTTTCTGTCCCCCAAAAAGGGGACTCCCGCCCACCTCCTTGCCTGACTTTCTGTGGTACAGTTATTCCATCAGCAAGCGAGACGCCAGGGAGAACGAGATGCGCCAGATGACCGCCGAGAAGGCCGCCGAGATCATCCGCCGGGCCTACGGCACCTGGAAGAGCCAGGGCAACGAGGGCTGGATGAAGACCGTCGAGATCTTCGACCGCGCCGACCTGACCATCGAGGAGGCGGCCGAGGGCATCCGGCACCTGTTCCGGGCCGGCGAGGGCTTCAACGCCAGCGACGACCCGGCCCGCAACGAGCACACGGAACTGGAGCGGGCCTGCCAGATCCCGCTCCGCCGCGACGACGTGATCGGGCTGGTCCGCTGGAGGTGAGCGCACCGGGGGCCGGGAGGCCGGCCCCCACCCAACCCCAACGAGACAGAGGAGAGACCCATGATCGACGTGACCGTCACCGTGGACCCCGCCACCGGGAGCCTGATCATCACCCTGGACCCGGCCGCCGCGGGCGCCCTGGAGGACATCATCGACGCCGCCGACCTGCGCAGCCTGGCGCGCGAGCCCGAGAGCCGCGGCCTGGACGACGCGGACGGCGCCGCGGCTGCGGCTGTGGGCCGGGCCATCCTGGCCGGCATCCGCCAGGCGCGGGGCCACTGAGTAGCGGGGCCGGTCACCGGCCCCGCTCTTCTAGGTCATCTTGCAACGTTTCATTCCGGCACTCCGCCGACACCTCACCGGCCCAGGATCTTGACCCACGTGCACCCGGCGGTCACCGGATAACCCCCTGCTCGCGCAGCTCGGCGAGCACCAGGTCCGCGGCCGCACGCGAGCCGGCCTCGATCCTCGCGTCCAGCTCGCCGTTCGTGCGCCGGTCGATCACCTGGAGCGTCTGCGTCTGCGCGCTGGTCTCCGCATGGAGGTCGTCGACGCGTTGTGCCACACCGGACGCGGCCGCGCCGCCGGCGATGGCGCCGCCGCTGATGCCGGCGAGGACCGCGGTGACGGCGATGACGTCGCCGGTCTGCCAGTCGGCGAGTGTGGCGAGGGCGACGGCGAGGCCTCCGAGGACGCCGGTCAGGGCGACCGCCTGCCAGCTGATCTTGCTCATGTAGGCCTCCGGGGTCAGATCTGGATCACGGGGACGATCAGCACGTAGGTGCCGATCTTGAGCGAGGTGTTGTTGGCCGAGCTGGAGGCCTGCGCCCACTTCAGTGACCAGTTCCCGGCCACCGTGACGCTGACGTAGGCGGTCTCCTTGAAGGACGTCCAGCCCGCCGAGACGGCGCAGTCGTAGACGCAGTCCTGGGTGGCACCGAAGGCGCCGAGCTGCATCTCAGCCACGTTCTGCCGGTCGCTCGTGGCCGCCTGGCCCGGCCCATAGCAGGCCCGCACCTCCGGGCTCCACGTCCCGCTAAACCCCCACTGGGTCTTGAACTTCTGGGTGTTCGTGGTCGTCAGGTTGAAGTAGCCGGCGACGGTGATCACGTAGTCGCCGGCCGCCAGCTCGATCCCGGCGAGGTGGGTGTCATCGGCGACCGTGGTCGTCGAGTTACCGGAGTTCCGGTCATCCGACGCGGTCTTCCGCTTCGACCTGGGGAGCTGGGCTTGGAGTTCGTCCCACTCGGCTGGGCGCACCGGTTTGCCAGGGAGGATGGGCATGCAGACCTCCTATCGGGCCCAGCGCAGCGGCTGGAACATGATCAGCTCGGCCCCGGCGTCGTGGGCCAGGGTGTAGCCGTCCAGGCCCCGGGTGATGGTCATGGTCTGCGGCGAGGTGGCGCCGCTGATCGCCGTGACGGTGACCCGCTCCGCCTTCGCGCCGCTGGGATGCAAGATCCACATCGGGAACGGCACATCCGCGTCCAGCGGCCACGGGGTGCCGACCACGTCGACGTCCACCGCCTCCACCGCACCCGCAGCGACCGCGGTCAGGGGATCTACCAGGGTGGTGCCGTCGCTGTCGGCCAGGTCCACACCGGCCACCCCGACCACCCACGGCCCGTGCGGCAGGGTGTTGAACGTGATCTCGCGCCGCCTGGGGCGGATGACCTCGGCCCAGCCCTGGATCTGGATGTCGATCGGGTCCGGCGGCAGATCCGGCGGCGGATCAGTGATGACCAGCCGGTCACCAGGCCCAGCCGCGGCGATCGCCCGCGCCAGCTCCGGCTTGCCCGCGTCGACGAGCCGGGTCAGCGGGACCCGGACGACCGGAATCCGGACGTCATCCCACGTGCCCACGTGCGTCTCCCACCAGGCGACGTCGTGCAGCTGGTCGTCGGTCTCCAGGTCGAGGGTGTTGCCGCCCGGCCTGGGTCCGACACCGTCCGGGTGCTCGGCGACGGAGTTCCGGCCGGCGGTCTCCCGGGCCTGGTAGCTGGACCCGCCCCGGCGTTCGGCCGTGTAGTCGTTGA includes these proteins:
- a CDS encoding DNA-binding protein, which encodes MARARKLWTTGDIARRLGVTRQYALQVTNDRRRNFPEPFDVLPGGVQVWLIEDVEQWISQHPNLRIAEDPET
- a CDS encoding helix-turn-helix domain-containing protein; amino-acid sequence: MPATIGENNNIGAQVAYWRQKRGKNQRVLAGLAGISQPYLSNIERGIKAVNTRGTLAALANALDVSIADLTGRPGDPTDPTHAAAASHVPAIREALIRREVGELTEPHHDVRDLMIAGGRYDFAAVAPQLPSMLGGLRGGDLVQVAHVATYTLKHLGHPDLARDAARLAVAEARELGDPAWIGIAEFVRILAMPPEMPGAPTRLAQRVADEIQPHIGDPQARQAYGMLHLHAALRAAVDRRGELAHDHLREAGDAAESLGEPEDLGLARFAFGPTNVGFWTVAVELELGEPHRAIEAADEVAPGRLPIANRQAPYFADVATALSQVGRDHESIAMMLRSEAAGPQWFRLRPTVRDTVGAVVRRTKRNAITKPMRHAAVAVGLSDLVKD
- a CDS encoding GIY-YIG nuclease family protein, whose product is MILPAPDPAAPFVVYTVHSAADELLYVGVTGDLRKRMYVHKCNRVWWAPDIQVSVEKFSSSIAAEEREKELIDQLKPPHNHPRGVAIWVSGDLRRAAEQAAADEGISGQQLVERAVRREIQRLSAAPVQA
- a CDS encoding PIN domain-containing protein, which translates into the protein MRQMTAEKAAEIIRRAYGTWKSQGNEGWMKTVEIFDRADLTIEEAAEGIRHLFRAGEGFNASDDPARNEHTELERACQIPLRRDDVIGLVRWR